The following proteins come from a genomic window of Salvia hispanica cultivar TCC Black 2014 chromosome 4, UniMelb_Shisp_WGS_1.0, whole genome shotgun sequence:
- the LOC125218115 gene encoding putative late blight resistance protein homolog R1B-14, with product MHDMLRDICIKKSAQDMFLNGPNKFRVSNPRRMSFHKLEDDNDSTESMSLIRSVICIGFWNAEFPFGTFLAAILVRVLDLDMQCNSFPTEIFELVNLRFLGIGFSSRIPRGISRLWNLQSLIAPYSKFDEPVELWKLSELRNVKLFGFELLKDEERNCSVMKKLQRISFNIYEKEATIWDGFHKSIPNIKKLCVYDFVEITPTAMDLSQLHKLESLRCSDIKSISSPDGFGRRFRVIFPCNIRKLVLLECEMILGAWRTLCALHKLEVLRIIDCNFKSKEETCDEEREAADGDEFESEEGTCDEEWELADGDVFCSLQFLSLQGLNVVHWLADETNFPRLRHLSLYGCDDLEEIPSGIGEIPTLQLIEVEYCSESAVDSAERIKEE from the coding sequence ATGCATGATATGTTGAGGGATATATGCATCAAGAAATCTGCTCAAGACATGTTTCTGAATGGTCCCAACAAGTTCAGAGTCTCTAATCCACGACGCATGAGTTTTCACAAATTGGAAGATGATAATGATTCAACAGAGTCAATGTCACTAATTCGATCTGTTATATGCATTGGTTTTTGGAATGCAGAGTTTCCGTTTGGTACATTTTTAGCGGCAATATTGGTAAGGGTGTTGGACTTGGATATGCAATGCAATAGTTTCCCAACTGAAATATTTGAACTAGTCAACCTACGCTTCTTAGGTATTGGGTTCTCCTCAAGGATACCGAGAGGAATATCAAGATTGTGGAATTTGCAATCCTTGATTGCTCCTTATTCCAAGTTTGATGAGCCAGTTGAGCTATGGAAGCTCTCTGAGTTAAGAAATGTCAAGCTATTTGGATTTGAGTTGTTAAAAGATGAGGAAAGGAATTGTAGTGTCATGAAGAAGTTGCAAAGgatttcatttaatatttatgaaaaagaGGCAACAATTTGGGATGGTTTCCACAAAAGCAttccaaatattaaaaagttgtGTGTTTATGATTTTGTCGAAATTACACCGACGGCAATGGATCTTAGCCAACTTCACAAGCTCGAAAGTTTAAGATGCTCTGATATCAAAAGTATATCCTCTCCAGACGGTTTCGGTCGTCGTTTTAGAGTTATATTTCCTTGTAATATTAGAAAACTAGTTCTGCTTGAATGTGAAATGATTTTGGGAGCGTGGAGGACTCTGTGTGCACTACATAAGCTGGAAGTGCTCCGGATAATTGACTGCAATTTTAAAAGCAAGGAGGAGACATGTGATGAAGAGCGGGAGGCAGCGGATGGAGATGAGTTTGAAAGCGAGGAGGGGACATGTGATGAAGAGTGGGAGTTAGCAGATGGAGATGTGTTCTGTTCACTGCAATTTCTATCTCTTCAAGGTTTGAATGTTGTGCATTGGTTAGCCGATGAGACCAACTTCCCTAGACTCCGCCACCTCAGTTTATATGGCTGCGATGATCTAGAAGAAATCCCAAGCGGCATTGGAGAAATCCCAACACTCCAATTAATTGAGGTAGAATATTGCAGCGAATCTGCAGTGGACTCAGCAGAAAGGATCAAGGAGGAGTAA
- the LOC125220685 gene encoding putative late blight resistance protein homolog R1A-3 — protein sequence MAYNLQPLIAILEGILDPDQSRRIVDENNPQRQSLYNKATCFQKLLDKSSLTKLDSQIREVAHQAEDIIESHMVNHMLSGSNCVRFTLSTPDLQQVTRELDSVMEQAEKLMEMEDKKLDSAVQMEDNKMQSSSSSFGVVIGIDEDLMQLKDRLIGLQQKKLEIVPIVGMRGVGKTTLSRKLYEDPLIVDHFAYRAWATISQDYNMRKILKSLLRCITGKECEQPSDELKDMLYKSLFGRKYLIVLDDIWSTKFWDEMRMYFPDNNNGSRIVITTRESDVANYADSSRSQHQVQLLSESVSWNLLHQLAFGEEECPLVLQEIGRKIAKDCGGLPLAISVIGGLLSKMERSEDVWRKIGDNVIAAISGSDERCNNSNICGLQKDL from the exons ATGGCTTACAATCTTCAACCTCTCATCGCCATTCTTGAAGGAATCCTTGATCCTGACCAATCACGACGGATTGTCGATGAAAACAACCCTCAACGTCAATCCCTTTACAACAAAGCTACTTGTTTTCAAAAGCTCCTTGATAAATCTTCACTCACCAAGCTAGACAGCCAAATAAGAGAAGTAGCACATCAAGCTGAAGACATCATTGAATCCCACATGGTTAATCATATGCTCTCTGGATCTAATTGTGTGAGATTCACTCTTTCCACACCAGATCTACAACAAGTAACGCGTGAACTAGATTCTGTTATGGAACAAGCGGAGAAGCTCATGGAGATGGAGGATAAGAAACTTGATTCTGCTGTGCAGATGGAGGATAATAAGATGCAGTCTAGCAGTTCATCATTCGGTGTTGTGATAGGAATTGATGAAGATCTGATGCAGCTCAAGGATCGGCTGATCGGTCTGCAGCAGAAAAAGCTGGAGATCGTTCCCATCGTTGGCATGCGTGGAGTAGGGAAAACCACTCTTTCTCGAAAGCTTTACGAAGATCCTTTGATTGTTGATCACTTTGCATATCGTGCTTGGGCCACTATCTCACAAGATTACAATATGCGGAAAATTCTCAAAAGCCTTCTTCGTTGCATAACTGGAAAAGAATGTGAACAACCTTCTGATGAGTTAAAAGATATGTTGTATAAGAGCTTATTCGGTAGAAAATACTTGATTGTGTTAGATGATATATGGAGTACGAAATTCTGGGATGAGATGAGGATGTATTTCCCAGATAACAACAACGGGAGTCGCATTGTGATCACCACTAGGGAATCTGATGTGGCGAACTATGCTGACTCTTCGAGATCGCAGCATCAAGTGCAACTGCTTAGCGAGTCTGTAAGTTGGAATCTACTTCACCAACTTGCGTTTGGAGAAGAGGAGTGCCCTCTTGTATTACAAGAGATTGGTCGAAAGATCGCCAAGGATTGCGGTGGGCTTCCTCTTGCCATAAGTGTGATTGGAGGGCTACTATCTAAGATGGAAAGATCAGAAGATGTTTGGAGAAAAATTGGGGACAATGTTATAGCAGCAATTTCTGGATCAGATGAGCGATGCAATA ACTCAAATATATGTGGATTGCAGAaggatttgtaa